From Desulfomonile tiedjei, one genomic window encodes:
- a CDS encoding response regulator: protein MAAETIMIVEDEILIAMEIQRKLKNLGYTVTDVVSSGEEAVQTAGTAQPDLVLMDIKLAGEMDGVEAAKRIHDRYDIPIVYLTAHTDEKTLQRAKLAQPFGYLVKPFSEVELRTTIEVSLYKHLQERKSKDTAACFTKALEVIGGAVIVTDENGLIRHMNSLAETLTGWNYAEAVGLHLSDVYLIKDRTSGAFLPDFFDELAREGFAPLHPGYVLVARNKAEIAIEQDVLPLENPDGHVNAVTFCFREAPQGGLDSRDWLSRAANLHLAAGLCESDGALVEAESFLQRALELLEKNLGGDHPKVARSLEELADIRKKLGKTQDARLLETRAARIRSGRVPVSAEERE from the coding sequence ATGGCGGCTGAAACAATAATGATCGTCGAAGACGAAATCCTCATCGCTATGGAAATTCAGAGAAAGCTTAAAAATCTCGGATACACCGTCACCGATGTGGTCAGTTCGGGCGAAGAGGCCGTACAGACCGCGGGAACGGCTCAGCCGGATCTGGTGCTCATGGACATCAAACTGGCAGGGGAAATGGACGGTGTAGAGGCTGCCAAGAGAATTCACGACCGATATGACATCCCGATAGTATATTTGACTGCCCACACAGACGAAAAGACTTTGCAGAGGGCCAAGCTGGCTCAACCTTTCGGCTACCTGGTAAAACCCTTTTCCGAAGTCGAATTGCGCACCACCATCGAGGTCTCGCTGTACAAGCATTTGCAGGAAAGAAAATCGAAAGATACCGCAGCGTGTTTTACCAAAGCCCTGGAGGTGATCGGTGGAGCAGTCATAGTTACCGACGAAAACGGGCTCATAAGGCACATGAACTCGCTGGCGGAAACGCTTACGGGGTGGAATTACGCGGAGGCAGTGGGCCTGCACTTGTCCGACGTCTATCTGATAAAAGATCGCACATCAGGGGCCTTTTTGCCTGATTTTTTTGACGAGCTTGCCAGGGAGGGATTCGCTCCCCTCCACCCCGGGTACGTGCTGGTTGCTCGAAACAAGGCGGAGATAGCCATCGAACAAGACGTGCTGCCGCTGGAAAACCCGGATGGTCATGTCAATGCCGTGACTTTCTGTTTCCGCGAGGCGCCCCAAGGAGGGCTGGACAGCCGTGATTGGCTCAGCCGGGCAGCGAACCTTCACCTGGCCGCGGGCCTCTGTGAATCAGACGGCGCGCTCGTGGAGGCTGAGTCTTTTCTACAACGGGCCCTGGAATTGCTGGAGAAGAACCTGGGCGGCGACCATCCCAAAGTTGCCCGGAGTCTGGAGGAGCTGGCGGACATTCGCAAGAAATTGGGAAAGACACAGGATGCCAGGTTGCTGGAAACCCGTGCTGCTCGAATACGTTCGGGCCGGGTCCCCGTGTCCGCGGAGGAGCGCGAGTAG
- a CDS encoding response regulator yields the protein MKKILIVDDLEEVRDLVEATLSRGEYEILKGETGTQAIEIAQAQKPDLILMDIMMPGPVDGLEATRTIKRDPTTRDCTIILLTAKGQSTDRREGLQAGADEYFAKPFSPLELLKKVEQVLG from the coding sequence ATGAAGAAAATCCTTATCGTGGACGATCTCGAAGAAGTCAGAGACCTTGTTGAAGCAACCCTTTCCCGAGGAGAATACGAGATCCTGAAGGGCGAAACAGGGACACAAGCGATAGAGATCGCTCAGGCCCAAAAACCGGATCTGATTCTGATGGACATTATGATGCCAGGCCCGGTGGACGGGCTTGAAGCCACTCGCACAATAAAACGCGACCCGACAACCAGGGACTGCACAATAATTCTACTTACCGCCAAGGGCCAGTCCACTGACAGGCGAGAGGGGCTCCAAGCCGGCGCTGACGAATACTTCGCGAAGCCTTTCAGCCCGCTGGAATTGCTCAAAAAGGTGGAACAAGTTTTAGGGTGA
- a CDS encoding MBL fold metallo-hydrolase, with protein MLVAPSSADRSLDSGKSHHTASGFKNPDSVDERGFTDLLRWQWERFRKGLPPKATYNFPPAKNDPQDLKSNSNKTTFTWIGHATILLQLGGKNILTDPQFSQRASPLQWIGPKRVIPPGLALRDLPRIDIVVISHDHYDSLDQPTIMDLYNREGGRETIFFVPLGLKEWFRDLGITNVREMDWWDVQHADGLEIIAVPARHWSKRLLTPRNQTLWAGWVIRSEGFSFYFAGDSGYAGIFEEIGRRLGPFDLSAIPIGAYEPRWFMRSSHMNPDEAVRVHLDVRSKKSVGIHWGTFVLSDEPLDEPPKRLEQARKSKNLPDGEFVALRHGETIALSQR; from the coding sequence ATGCTTGTTGCGCCAAGTTCTGCCGATCGGTCACTCGATTCCGGCAAGTCGCACCACACAGCGTCAGGCTTCAAGAATCCTGATTCCGTTGACGAACGTGGATTCACCGACCTCTTGCGATGGCAATGGGAGCGTTTCCGGAAGGGACTTCCTCCGAAAGCGACTTACAATTTCCCTCCGGCCAAGAATGACCCGCAGGATCTTAAGTCCAACAGCAACAAAACAACTTTCACATGGATCGGCCATGCCACGATTTTGCTGCAACTGGGCGGCAAGAACATACTGACAGACCCCCAATTTTCTCAGCGCGCGTCGCCGCTTCAATGGATAGGCCCCAAGCGAGTGATTCCGCCGGGATTGGCGCTCCGAGACCTTCCGCGAATCGACATCGTCGTCATCTCCCATGATCATTACGATTCACTGGATCAGCCCACCATAATGGATCTGTACAACAGGGAAGGGGGCCGAGAAACCATATTCTTCGTGCCGCTCGGGCTGAAGGAATGGTTCCGGGATCTCGGCATAACGAATGTGCGAGAAATGGACTGGTGGGACGTGCAACATGCCGACGGCCTGGAAATCATCGCGGTTCCGGCTCGGCACTGGAGCAAGAGGCTTTTGACGCCTCGAAATCAAACCTTGTGGGCCGGCTGGGTGATAAGATCAGAAGGTTTTAGTTTCTATTTTGCGGGCGACTCGGGCTACGCCGGTATATTTGAGGAAATAGGCCGAAGACTGGGACCGTTTGACCTGTCGGCCATCCCTATCGGAGCCTACGAGCCTCGATGGTTCATGCGGAGTTCTCACATGAATCCCGACGAGGCGGTCCGGGTCCATCTGGATGTCCGCTCAAAGAAGTCCGTCGGCATACACTGGGGGACTTTTGTGCTCAGCGACGAGCCGCTTGACGAACCGCCGAAACGGCTTGAACAGGCGCGAAAATCAAAAAACTTGCCTGATGGGGAATTCGTCGCGCTCAGGCACGGAGAGACGATTGCCCTGAGCCAACGGTGA
- a CDS encoding dienelactone hydrolase family protein, protein MKLVLMLMLATLLATQAVAASHKETVEYKDHDVALEGYLSYEDAEGRRPGILVVPDWMGLGEHYRSIGDKLAGLGYVAFVADMYGKGVRPANTQEASALATKYKSDRELMRQRIHAALAELKKNKIVDPSRVAVIGYCFGGTVGLELARSGADIKGVVSFHGGLDTPNPNDAKNIKAKLLVLHGADDPFVPPKEVAAFEDEMRKAGVDWQMIFYGNSVHAFTTPAAGTDNSKGAAYNESANRRSWQAMQSFFKEIFSPGTKS, encoded by the coding sequence ATGAAATTAGTGCTAATGTTGATGCTGGCCACACTGCTCGCTACTCAGGCAGTCGCCGCGTCTCACAAGGAAACCGTCGAGTACAAAGACCATGATGTAGCTCTCGAAGGGTACCTCAGTTACGAGGATGCAGAGGGCCGTCGTCCCGGTATCCTTGTGGTCCCTGATTGGATGGGGCTTGGCGAGCATTACCGAAGCATAGGGGACAAATTGGCCGGTCTGGGGTACGTTGCTTTTGTCGCGGACATGTACGGCAAGGGCGTGCGGCCCGCGAATACCCAGGAGGCGTCCGCGTTGGCCACCAAATACAAGTCCGATCGTGAGCTTATGCGACAGCGTATCCACGCGGCGCTCGCGGAATTGAAGAAAAACAAAATTGTTGACCCGAGCCGCGTTGCCGTGATCGGATACTGTTTCGGCGGCACTGTTGGCCTGGAATTGGCCCGGAGCGGTGCGGACATTAAAGGAGTGGTCAGCTTCCACGGCGGCCTGGACACACCCAACCCGAATGACGCGAAGAACATAAAGGCAAAACTGCTGGTCTTGCACGGCGCGGACGATCCATTTGTCCCCCCCAAGGAAGTCGCGGCATTCGAGGACGAGATGCGGAAAGCAGGCGTGGACTGGCAAATGATCTTCTACGGCAACTCGGTTCATGCGTTCACTACACCTGCCGCGGGTACGGACAACAGCAAAGGAGCGGCGTACAACGAATCGGCCAACCGGAGATCCTGGCAAGCGATGCAGTCTTTTTTCAAAGAGATTTTCTCGCCCGGGACCAAAAGTTGA